One genomic window of Arvicola amphibius chromosome 4, mArvAmp1.2, whole genome shotgun sequence includes the following:
- the Znf750 gene encoding zinc finger protein 750, translated as MSLLKERKPKKPHYIPRPPGKPFKYKCFQCPFTCNEKSHLFNHMKYGLCKNSITLVSEQDRIPKCPKSSSLDPKQTHQPEPTSKPAASKSLPNGLSSFDPKSQQGSTKEDAKENLEMQARGTHKGPQKPVLQKEVTPEAILSTQLDSGVRSSAFVPVGEHRLRGPEDTEVPEMLALTNSTTKATSFHAKSAFHTPGYPWKAGSPFLPPDFPHKIPPTKGFGAISPYMHPAIPEYPHPFYTEHGLATIYSPYLLTGNTPECDATLLSVYGSQDQRHFLSHPGPIPKHLNTTPSTYDHYRFFQQYHSNLPIPYGFYRPESAFPHYGLRLPPVPGITRDQSSRLLEEAALAYPASSPSELNLSNSHKKHTEFEKESPLPEAKDPSKDGQRDAEEAKMSPRAGSAATGSPGRPSPTNFTQTSQTFEGLCDLSNKAGSSGTPEQLQQPEQSPTAFKPVQRGSESPQSQPPANRTESPKSLQVMNSDSPAQTGTSTSLITEAPPSSPEDHFRISPLNLSKKLETNPAATYGPMYVDNAQADALGFSGLQDLPLNLSVKDPCNAWAPRPVFPSPPQGAEPAAALKTETNGSEDRTSHVETQEDKAHGRTAPDAHAADSSDEQKQTAAVALCQLAAYSPGNVRVGEEEGTAQEPTSQDVPALSSTENQGAQCDLRPKGQKRTSQRDAGKSQQGTKRPKLNDTTPRVLTLRKRTRVS; from the exons ATGAGTCTCCTAAAGGAACGGAAACCAAAAAAACCACACTATATTCCTCGGCCCCCAGGAAAGCCCTTCAAGTACAAATGCTTCCAGTGTCCGTTCACGTGCAATGAGAAGTCGCATCTCTTCAATCACATGAAGTACGGTCTCTGCAAAAACTCTATCACGTTAGTGTCAGAGCAAGATCGCATCCCCAAGTGTCCCAAATCTAGTTCGCTGGACCCTAAGCAGACCCACCAGCCAGAGCCCACCTCAAAGCCAGCCGCTTCCAAGTCTCTCCCAAATGGACTCTCCAGCTTTGATCCAAAGTCTCAACAGGGCTCTACAAAGGAAGATGCCAAAGAGAACCTAGAGATGCAGGCCCGGGGGACCCACAAGGGTCCCCAGAAACCAGTCCTACAGAAAGAAGTGACACCAGAAGCCATCCTCAGCACCCAGCTAGACAGTGGGGTTAGGTCTTCAGCGTTTGTTCCAGTTGGGGAGCACAGACTCAGGGGGCCGGAAGACACAGAGGTTCCTGAAATGCTGGCATTAACTAACTCCACCACCAAAGCCACCTCTTTCCATGCCAAGTCTGCATTCCATACTCCTGGTTACCCCTGGAAAGCTGGCTCCCCATTCCTGCCACCTGACTTTCCACATAAAATCCCACCTACAAAGGGGTTTGGTGCTATCTCCCCCTATATGCACCCTGCAATCCCCGAGTACCCCCATCCCTTCTATACGGAGCATGGGCTGGCTACCATCTACTCCCCCTACCTCCTGACTGGGAACACGCCTGAGTGTGATGCCACTCTGCTGTCTGTCTATGGGTCCCAAGACCAAAGAcacttcctgtctcatcctggaCCAATCCCCAAGCATCTGAACACAACTCCGTCGACATACGACCACTACAGATTtttccagcaataccactcaaATCTGCCAATTCCTTATGGATTTTACAGACCAGAGTCGGCATTTCCCCACTACGGTCTCAGGCTCCCACCTGTCCCTGGCATCACGCGAGATCAGAGCTCTCGACTGCTTGAAGAAGCAGCCCTGGCTTACCCAGCCTCAAGTCCCTCCGAGTTAAATCTTTCAAACTCCCACAAAAAACACACGGAGTTTGAGAAGGAAAGCCCTCTCCCTGAGGCAAAAGATCCTTCTAAAGATGGACAAAGGGATGCAGAAGAGGCCAAAATGAGCCCCCGAGCGGGGAGTGCTGCCACGGGCTCCCCAGGGAGGCCAAGCCCTACCAATTTCACCCAAACAAGCCAAACATTCGAAGGACTGTGTGACCTCTCAAACAAAGCTGGCTCCTCGGGAACCCCGGAGCAGCTCCAGCAGCCTGAACAGAGCCCCACTGCCTTCAAACCTGTCCAGAGGGGATCAGAAAGTCCTCAGTCTCAGCCTCCTGCAAACAGAACAGAGTCTCCAAAAAG CCTTCAGGTCATGAACAGTGACTCTCCAGCCCAGACGGGGACCAGTACCTCTCTCATTACAGAGGCCCCACCTTCCAGCCCAGAGGACCACTTCAGGATAAGCCCCCTCAACCTCTCAAAGAAGTTGGAGACAAACCCTGCAGCCACTTACGGACCCATGTACGTAGACAATGCTCAGGCAGACGCCCTGGGCTTCTCAGGGCTGCAGGACCTGCCACTCAATCTCTCTGTAAAGGATCCCTGTAATGCCTGGGCTCCTAGACCTGTGTTTCCCAGCCCACCGCAAGGTGCTGAACCTGCTGCTGCTCTAAAGACTGAGACCAACGGTTCCGAAGATAGGACAAGCCACGTGGAGACGCAGGAAGACAAGGCCCACGGCAGGACGGCTCCAGACGCACACGCGGCGGACAGCAGCGATGAGCAAAAGCAAACCGCCGCTGTCGCTCTCTGCCAGCTGGCGGCCTACAGCCCGGGGAACGTCCGCGTGGGCGAGGAGGAAGGCACAGCCCAGGAACCCACCAGTCAAGATGTGCCCGCCCTCAGTTCTACGGAGAACCAGGGCGCTCAGTGTGACCTCAGACCCAAAGGACAAAAGAGGACAAGTCAAAGGGATGCAGGAAAATCCCAGCAAGGAACTAAAAGGCCAAAGCTGAACGACACCACACCGAGAGTGCTCACGCTACGCAAGAGAACCCGGGTGTCCTGA